From one Streptomyces sp. N50 genomic stretch:
- a CDS encoding response regulator transcription factor: MRVVIAEDSALLRDGLVQLLQLRDVEVAAAVGDAESLLTAVAAHAPDVAVVDIRLPPTQTDEGVRAAVRLRDRHPATGVLLFSQYVETTHAAQLLGNPAGFGYLLKERVVDIGEFVGALERVAAGGTALDPEVVAQLFGAARRSTALDTLTPREREVLALMAEGRTNHAIATAFTVSERAVEKHVANIFAKLDLPPSETGNRRVLAVLRYLETAR; encoded by the coding sequence ATGCGCGTCGTCATCGCCGAGGACTCGGCCCTCCTGCGCGACGGCCTGGTCCAGTTGCTCCAGCTCCGGGACGTGGAGGTGGCCGCAGCGGTGGGCGACGCTGAGTCCCTGCTGACCGCCGTCGCGGCCCACGCGCCCGACGTCGCCGTCGTGGACATCCGCCTCCCGCCCACCCAGACGGACGAGGGCGTACGCGCGGCCGTACGCCTACGCGACCGGCACCCCGCAACAGGCGTCCTGCTCTTCTCCCAGTACGTCGAGACGACCCACGCGGCCCAACTCCTCGGAAACCCGGCCGGGTTCGGGTACCTCCTCAAGGAACGGGTCGTGGACATCGGGGAGTTCGTCGGAGCGCTGGAACGCGTCGCGGCCGGCGGCACCGCACTCGACCCCGAGGTGGTCGCCCAACTCTTCGGCGCCGCACGCCGATCCACCGCCCTCGACACCCTCACCCCGCGCGAGCGGGAGGTCCTCGCCCTGATGGCGGAGGGCCGTACGAACCACGCGATCGCCACCGCGTTCACGGTCTCGGAACGAGCCGTGGAGAAACACGTGGCCAACATCTTCGCGAAGCTCGACCTGCCGCCCTCGGAGACGGGAAACCGCCGGGTACTCGCGGTACTCCGCTACCTGGAAACGGCCCGCTGA
- a CDS encoding sensor histidine kinase produces the protein MPSLRSRLRSRLRSLATATFGRPALAAVLYGVLAFPLALVGFFLTLVGLVFGGALSVTTLGLWLLAATVRGALALGALQRGLARRMLGLDIEEPGAPGGSGILGWRRGVLLDRSGWRAVGCALLTPFTAVFAYAAVVIGYVYGVLLTLHPLFKRWNYNTVHGTDGSTDRHVSLEFFGHQLDSWPRWLIPLAAGLLLLAVAPLLLRYALGPHRALLFVLLGPDAATRRIRTLEETRARAVDDAAQTLRRIERDLHDGTQARLVALAMHLTLIRELVTAGAEPDRVLTVVDTAQGNATQAITDLRHLVKGIHPPVLDEGLHAALTTLAADSALPVTLTTDIGTRPTPAVETIAYFCAAELLANATKHAHATAATVDVTARDGLLRLLVTDDGQGGALIGAGSGLTGLLARVRTVDGTLTCDSPPGGPTVVTVELPHTCPT, from the coding sequence ATGCCGAGCCTCCGCTCCCGTCTCCGGTCCCGCCTCCGCTCCCTCGCCACCGCCACCTTCGGACGCCCCGCCCTGGCCGCCGTCCTCTACGGCGTGCTCGCCTTCCCGCTCGCCCTCGTCGGCTTCTTCCTCACGCTCGTCGGGCTGGTGTTCGGCGGGGCGCTGTCGGTGACCACGCTCGGCCTGTGGCTGCTGGCGGCGACCGTGCGCGGCGCGCTGGCGCTGGGCGCGCTGCAACGGGGGCTCGCCCGACGGATGCTCGGCCTGGACATCGAGGAGCCGGGAGCGCCGGGCGGCAGCGGGATCCTGGGGTGGCGGCGCGGAGTGCTGCTCGACCGGTCCGGCTGGCGCGCCGTCGGCTGCGCGCTGCTGACGCCGTTCACAGCCGTCTTCGCGTACGCCGCCGTCGTCATCGGATACGTCTACGGCGTCCTGCTCACCCTCCACCCGCTGTTCAAGCGCTGGAACTACAACACGGTTCACGGCACCGACGGCTCCACGGACCGCCACGTGTCACTGGAGTTCTTCGGCCACCAACTCGACTCCTGGCCACGCTGGTTGATCCCGCTCGCGGCCGGTCTGCTGTTGCTGGCAGTCGCCCCGCTCCTCCTCCGCTACGCCCTCGGCCCGCACCGCGCCCTGCTGTTCGTGCTGCTCGGCCCCGACGCCGCGACCCGCCGTATCCGCACCCTGGAGGAGACCCGCGCCCGAGCCGTCGACGACGCCGCGCAGACCCTTCGCCGTATCGAACGAGACCTGCACGACGGCACCCAGGCCCGCCTCGTCGCCCTCGCCATGCACCTCACCCTGATCCGCGAACTGGTCACCGCAGGCGCCGAACCCGACCGCGTCCTCACGGTCGTGGACACCGCGCAGGGCAACGCCACCCAGGCCATCACCGACCTGCGCCACCTGGTCAAGGGCATCCATCCGCCCGTACTCGACGAGGGACTGCACGCCGCCCTCACCACCCTCGCCGCCGACAGCGCCCTCCCCGTCACCCTCACCACCGACATCGGCACCCGCCCCACCCCGGCCGTCGAGACCATCGCCTACTTCTGCGCCGCCGAACTCCTCGCCAACGCCACGAAACACGCCCACGCCACAGCGGCCACCGTCGACGTCACCGCCCGCGACGGCCTCCTCCGCCTCCTCGTCACCGACGACGGACAGGGCGGCGCGCTGATCGGCGCGGGCTCCGGCCTGACCGGCCTGCTGGCCCGCGTCCGCACGGTCGACGGCACACTGACCTGCGACAGCCCGCCCGGAGGCCCTACGGTGGTCACGGTCGAACTGCCCCACACGTGCCCCACTTGA
- the nirB gene encoding nitrite reductase large subunit NirB translates to MTSNPRVVSTVPTIVLVGHGMVGQRFLEALAERGLTATHRVVVLCEEPRPAYDRVQLTSYFSGRTPEELSLTDAEFIADHGIELYIGDPAETIDRSARTVTARSGLAVEYDTLVLATGSYPFVPPVPGKDAEGCFVYRTIEDLLAIEEYAGSRATTGAVVGGGLLGLEAAGALKGLGLATHIVEFAPRLMPVQVDAGGGAALLRTIEDMGLTVHTGTGTQEIVADASGAVTGMKLSDGSQLATDMVVFSAGVRPRDQLARDCGLSVGERGGITVDEQCRTVTDPHVFAIGECALAADGRVYGLVAPGYEQAETAAATIAQDESAFTGADLSTKLKLLGVDVASFGDAHGATADCLDVVYSDARAGTYKKLVIGRGGELLGGILVGDADAYGTLRAFTGSVPPVSPEQLVLPAGSGGAVQLGPSALPDAAVICSCHNVSKGAIRGAVTDHSCASVPEVKKCTKAGTGCGSCVKVLGHLVTAELEANGVEVDKGLCGCFAQTREELYEIALALRINSYQDLLDRYGRDGARGGDGCEICKPTVASIIASLAPTIGASGYVLDGEQAALQDSNDHFLANLQKNGSYSVVPRVPGGEITPEKLIVIGEVARDFGLYTKITGGQRIDLFGARVEQLPLIWARLVDAGFESGHAYGKALRTVKSCVGQTWCRYGVQDSVRMAIDLELRYRGLRSPHKLKSAVSGCARECAEAQSKDFGIIATATGWNLYVGGNGGSTPRHADLLAKDLSDAELVRLIDRFLMFYIRTADRLERTSVWLERIPGGLDHVRDVVVADSLGICGELESLMAAHVAGYRDEWATTINDPEKLARFVSFVNAPDTPDPVVGFVPERDQIKPDLPLLTIGMRPQQPADVLEGSAQR, encoded by the coding sequence ATGACCTCGAATCCGCGTGTGGTGTCCACCGTGCCCACCATCGTGCTCGTCGGCCACGGCATGGTCGGTCAGCGCTTCCTCGAAGCGCTCGCCGAGCGCGGCCTGACGGCGACGCACCGCGTGGTCGTGCTGTGCGAGGAACCGCGTCCGGCCTACGACCGCGTCCAGCTCACCTCGTACTTCTCGGGCCGCACACCCGAGGAACTCTCGCTCACGGACGCGGAGTTCATCGCGGACCACGGGATCGAGCTGTACATCGGCGACCCGGCGGAGACGATCGACCGGTCGGCGAGGACCGTAACCGCCCGCTCCGGCCTGGCAGTTGAGTACGACACGCTCGTCCTCGCCACCGGCTCGTATCCGTTCGTGCCGCCGGTCCCGGGCAAGGATGCCGAGGGCTGTTTCGTCTACCGCACGATCGAGGACCTGCTCGCGATCGAGGAGTACGCCGGGTCGCGGGCGACCACGGGTGCCGTGGTGGGGGGTGGGCTGCTCGGGCTGGAAGCCGCCGGTGCGCTCAAGGGACTCGGACTGGCCACGCACATCGTGGAGTTCGCGCCGCGGCTGATGCCGGTGCAGGTCGACGCGGGCGGTGGCGCGGCCCTGCTGCGCACCATCGAGGACATGGGACTGACGGTCCACACGGGGACCGGTACCCAGGAGATCGTGGCGGACGCCTCGGGTGCCGTCACCGGCATGAAGCTGTCGGACGGTTCCCAACTCGCCACGGACATGGTGGTGTTCAGCGCCGGTGTCCGCCCCCGCGACCAACTCGCCCGCGACTGTGGCCTGTCGGTCGGTGAGCGCGGCGGCATCACGGTCGACGAGCAGTGCCGTACGGTCACCGACCCGCACGTGTTCGCGATCGGCGAGTGCGCGCTGGCGGCGGACGGCCGGGTGTACGGGTTGGTGGCGCCCGGTTACGAGCAGGCGGAGACCGCCGCCGCAACCATCGCTCAGGACGAATCCGCCTTCACCGGCGCCGACTTGTCGACCAAGCTGAAGCTGCTCGGCGTGGACGTGGCGTCCTTCGGCGACGCGCACGGCGCGACCGCGGACTGCCTCGACGTCGTCTACTCCGACGCGCGGGCGGGGACGTACAAGAAGCTGGTCATCGGCCGGGGCGGCGAGCTGCTGGGCGGCATCCTGGTCGGTGACGCGGACGCGTACGGCACGCTGCGCGCGTTCACCGGGTCCGTACCGCCGGTCTCCCCCGAGCAGTTGGTGCTGCCCGCCGGTTCCGGGGGCGCCGTCCAGCTCGGTCCGTCCGCGCTGCCCGACGCGGCCGTCATCTGCTCCTGCCACAACGTCAGCAAGGGCGCGATCCGCGGCGCGGTGACGGACCACTCCTGCGCGAGCGTGCCGGAGGTGAAGAAGTGCACCAAGGCCGGTACGGGCTGCGGGAGTTGCGTCAAGGTGCTCGGCCACCTGGTCACCGCCGAGCTGGAGGCGAACGGCGTCGAGGTCGACAAGGGCCTGTGCGGCTGCTTCGCGCAGACCCGCGAGGAGTTGTACGAGATCGCCCTCGCCCTGCGGATCAACTCCTACCAGGATCTGCTGGATCGCTACGGCCGTGACGGCGCCCGGGGCGGCGACGGCTGCGAGATCTGCAAGCCGACAGTCGCCTCGATCATCGCGTCCCTCGCCCCGACGATCGGCGCGAGCGGCTATGTCCTGGACGGCGAACAGGCGGCGCTCCAGGACAGCAACGACCACTTCCTCGCCAACTTGCAGAAGAACGGCTCCTATTCGGTCGTGCCGCGCGTCCCCGGCGGCGAGATCACCCCCGAGAAGCTCATCGTGATCGGCGAGGTGGCCCGCGACTTCGGCCTCTACACGAAGATCACCGGCGGCCAGCGCATCGACCTGTTCGGCGCGCGGGTGGAGCAACTCCCGCTGATCTGGGCCCGGTTGGTGGACGCCGGCTTCGAGTCCGGCCACGCGTACGGAAAGGCCCTGCGGACCGTCAAGTCCTGTGTGGGGCAGACCTGGTGCCGTTACGGCGTCCAGGACTCGGTCCGGATGGCGATCGACCTGGAGCTGCGTTACCGGGGTCTGCGGTCGCCGCACAAGCTCAAGTCGGCCGTCTCCGGCTGCGCCCGCGAGTGCGCCGAGGCCCAGTCGAAGGACTTCGGGATCATCGCCACCGCCACCGGCTGGAACCTGTACGTCGGAGGCAACGGCGGCTCGACCCCGCGTCACGCGGACCTCCTCGCGAAGGACCTCTCCGATGCCGAACTGGTGCGCCTGATCGACCGGTTCCTGATGTTCTACATCCGTACGGCCGACCGGCTGGAGCGTACGAGCGTGTGGCTGGAGCGGATTCCGGGCGGCCTGGACCACGTACGGGATGTGGTCGTGGCGGACTCGCTCGGTATCTGCGGGGAGCTGGAGTCGCTGATGGCCGCGCATGTCGCCGGGTACCGCGACGAGTGGGCCACGACCATCAACGACCCCGAGAAACTGGCCCGGTTCGTGTCCTTCGTGAACGCGCCCGACACCCCGGACCCGGTCGTCGGCTTCGTCCCCGAGCGTGACCAGATCAAGCCCGACCTGCCGCTGCTGACCATCGGCATGCGGCCCCAGCAGCCCGCAGACGTCCTGGAAGGAAGCGCCCAGCGATGA
- the nirD gene encoding nitrite reductase small subunit NirD, with amino-acid sequence MTLAPETTDLKVQLRLTEGWFTVCDLNRLTPGRGVAALLPDGSQVALFRDRSGTLYGIDNRDPFSGAAVLSRGLTGTHQGRPFVASPLLKQRFDLISGECLDDASVRVAAYEVRASPVTREP; translated from the coding sequence ATGACCCTGGCTCCCGAGACGACCGACCTGAAGGTCCAACTCCGGCTGACGGAAGGCTGGTTCACGGTCTGCGACCTCAACCGGCTCACCCCCGGCCGCGGAGTGGCCGCCCTACTTCCCGACGGCTCCCAGGTCGCCCTCTTCCGCGACCGCTCCGGCACCCTCTACGGCATCGACAACCGCGATCCGTTCAGCGGCGCGGCGGTGCTCTCCCGAGGGCTTACCGGCACGCACCAGGGCCGCCCGTTCGTCGCGTCGCCGCTGCTCAAGCAGCGGTTCGACCTGATCTCCGGGGAGTGTCTGGACGACGCCTCGGTGCGGGTGGCGGCGTACGAGGTGCGGGCAAGCCCGGTGACACGCGAGCCGTGA